The genomic DNA AAAGCGAAGGCTACGTCGACCCGGCCGCGAACGGTCCGAACGCGGACCTCTCCGAAGAAGAACTACTGAGCCTCGCCGCAGCTGGGGTGCCCGATCTTGAGCCTGACGAGAGCGGCGGCCTCGGCGATGACTGGCTCGTACTGGTGCTGACCGGCGGACTTCTCCTGGCTGCTGTCATCACGGTCCGTTCTCGTACGCGTCGACGTGACGATGACGATGGCGCCTCTTTGTCTACCGACCCGCAGCAGAAAGATCAGTGACGCTATGACGGATGCCACATCAAAAATTGTGTTTCTCGGAACCCACGGGCAGTACAACATCGGTGACGAGCTTCTCCTTGAGACATTCCTCTTGCAGTTGGGCGATCAAGCGAGTTACGTCATCAACACGTACGACCCAGAGTTCACCGAACGGCAGCTCGGTGGGCGCTATCGCGCCGAGTTCATCGACACGGCTACGGATCGTCGGGCTCTTATCTCTCACCTTCGACGTGCAGATGTCCTCGTTTTCGGTGGCGGGAGCATCATCAAAGAGCTGTACGCCAGCATCGGTCGTCATCGCTACGCCACGCTGCTGATGATTCTCGCGATCGTGACGTTCACTCGGCTTGTCGCGCGCGCACCCATCGGCATGTTCAACATCGGCGTGGGTCCGCTTCCCTCACGCGGAGGGCGGATGCTGGCGAAGTCGATTCTTCGCCAGGTGTCTCTTGTGACCGTGCGGGACTCAGCGTCTTTTGCGCTGTGTCAGCGGCTTGGTCTCGACGCTCGGGTGAGTGAGAGCGCGGATGCCGTGTTCTCGATGAGCGCGGATCAGTTGCTTGGGCAAGGTGGCGCTGCCGCACCTGCCCGGGGCGACGTTCTGCGCATTGGACTCAACCTGAATCACGACATTGAAAACCCCGACAATTGGGAGCACTTCCAAGAATCGCTCGCAACGGCCCTGACGGCGCTCGCCGACAACAGGCGAATCGAGATTCACGGCATCCCTATGCAGTCGCGTGGAAAACGCAATGATGACGCCACGATGCTCGAGGAGTTTTCTCAGCGGATTCCGAATGTGTCGTTTATCGAGCACCGGCCTGAGACGACTCAGGATGCTGCGCGCCTCATTCGTTCGTGCGATCTCATCGTCTCGGAGCGCCTGCACGCGATCGTGATGGCATCGATTCTGGGTGTGCCAGCATTCGTGCTTTCTTACGACGTCAAGGTGCGTGGGCTGGCGAAGGCTCTCGGACTCGAAGAAGCCATGATCGATATCAACGGCCCAATCAACGCGCCGGCGCTGGCTTCGTCATTGGATCAGCTTCTTGATGACCGAGTGAACGCCGCTAAGCGACTGACAGCGCGAGCGCGAGTGTTGGCTGAGCAGGCCTCTGATGACTTTGATCGGGTGCGGCAGTGGCTTCGCGAGAAAGCGCGGTGACACCAATGCCATCTATACCGCGCACCGGGAGGTCTTCTCTTCTCGCGAATACCGCTGTTCTGTCGGCGACGACGCTCGGTGTGAGTGCGGCAAATTACGGTCTCAATGTTGCCCTCGCTCGACTCTTGCCGCCAGCAGAGTTCGGTGATGCCAACCTCGCTATCAACCTCGTTCTGGCGGCTGCTGTCGTTGCGGCAACTCTTCAACTTGTCAGTTCCAAGATGATTGCAACGCACCCCGATAGCGCTTCGGCGGTGACCCGCACGCTTACTCTGATCGCCGGGGGCATCGGTCTCGTCGTTCTTCTGGCCTTTACCGCCGGTGCGTGGGTGCTTGCAGATGTGCTCCGCACCTCCACACCGTGGATGTTTGTCGTCTTAGGGCTCGGCCTCCCCATCTATTTCATGCAGGCCGTCTACCGCGGCGTGCTGCAGGGTGACCTGCGCATCGGCCGACTTGCGCTTTCGTACGGGGTCGAAGCTGCCGTTCGGGTTGTTGGCGCAATCGCGCTGGTCTGGGCCGGGTTCGGTGTCGTCGGTGCAAGCGTCGCCATCACCCTCTCTTTTGTTGCGTCGGCCGCGGTCGTGTGGCGACGAAGAGGCGCCGATGGCAACGCAGAAGGCCGAGTGCCCTGGGCGGCCGTTCGCGCGGTCGCATTGGGTGCGACGATTTTGCTCGTTGGCCAGGTATTGATCAACAACGGCGACCTTGTGTTGTCGAAGGTGTTTTTCGACCCGGTTGTTGCTGGCCTCTATGCGTCAGCGGCGCTGGTGGGGCGCGCGGTCTTCTTTCTGTCGTGGTCGGTGGTGCAGGCGGTATTCCCCGTTGCTGCTCGCGCATCGTTGCCTGCGGCGGAGCGTCGAAGAGCGGTACTGCTTGCCGTCGGGCTTGTCACGCTCATTGGCGGCGTTGCTCTAGTCACAGTGTTTTTTTGGGCAGACACAGTGTCGAACGTCATGTTCGGGTCCAGATACGCCGATGCCGCGTCGCTGCTCTTTCCCTACGTTCTTGCGACGACGCTTTTCGCCCTCGCCAATCTACTGGGGGCACTGGGTGTCGCGACGGGCCGCCTGGCGGTGCCGACTGTTGTGCTTGCCGGGGGAGTTTTGCAAACCATTCTGTTGCTTTCGGCCGCGCGTACCCCCGAACAGATGGTGTGGCTTCAAGTCGTCGCGATGTCGTTCACGGCGCTCTGCGCCGCAGTGTTTTGGAGCATGGCCGAGAAGAGGGTTGACAGAGCTTTATAAAGGTCTATAAAGTAAAGGCAACAGAAGGGGGCATTCCATGTCACTCACCGCCGATGTTTCGTACAGTGCCTACCAGGCGTGGCGCGATCGCGCCGAGGTGCGTCCGCTCGACTTGAGCGTTGTCATCCCGGCGTACAACGAAGAAGATCGCATCGTCCCGACGATCGCAGCCTTTGCCGCCCACCTGTCCGCGAGTGGTCTCGCGTGGGAACTCATCGTTGCCGACGACGGCTCGACCGACACCACGGTCTCACTCATCGAAATGCTCGACCACGCCAACATTCGGGTCCTCGTGGCCGAGCGAAACGGCGGCAAGGGTGCCGCGGTGCGTCGTGGACTTGAAGCCGCGCGCGGCCGCCTCATCCTCTTCTCGGATGCAGACAACGCGACGCCTGCGCAAGAGATCGATGCGCTTATTTCATCGGTGCGTGCCGGTGCCGACGTCGCCATCGGATCCCGCGCCGCCGACGGAGCAGATGTCAAGAATCGATCGATCCTGCGCCGCACGCTCACTGCCGGGCTAAAGCAGGTGGTGCGCTTTGGGCTTGGCGTGGGCGTCCGCGATACGCAGTGCGGGTTCAAGCTCTTTACTGCGGATGCCGCGCGCCGCATTTCGTCCGCTCAGACGGTGTCGGGCTTCTCCTTTGACCTCGAAATTCTCCACCTCGCCGAGAGGTTCGGCTATCGAATCGCGGAGGTCCCGGTCCGCTGGTTCGATGCGCCGGGGTCGAAGGTCGACACCCGCAAAGAGATCGTTCGGTTCCTCGCGTCCATTGCCCGAATTCGCCTGAACGACCTGCGGGGGGTTTACCGCAATGCCTGAATTGACTCTCGCGGTCGTGACCGCACTCAGCCCCAGCACGACGACGCTCGCCGAGTACGGTTTACACCTTCTTTCGGCGTTGGGTCGAAAAGAGGGAGTGCGCGTCGTGGCGCTCGTTGAAGACTTGGATGTGGACTATCCCGAGATTGAGGGCGTAGAAGTCCGACGAGCGTGGCGATTCAACTCGCTGGGAACGCCGGTTCGCATCGTCCGAGAACTTCGATATGTCGACGCTGATGTCGTCTTGTTCAACGCTCACTTCACAAGCTTCGGTTCGTCGAAGGTTGCCGCGGCGCTCGGCCTAATGACGCCCTGGCTCAGCAGGCTTAGCGGGACGCGTGCAATCACACTGCTGCACAACATCGTCGAAACCGTCGACTTGGGCGCCGCTGGCTTTGGCGCCTCGTCGTTCGTCGAGAAGATTCTTCGCGGAATTGGAACCGCCGTGACGTGGTGTGTGCTCCGCTCCAATGTGGTGGCAACCACGATGCCCCGATATGTCGAGATTCTCCGCGAAAAGTACGGGGCTTCGCATGCGGTGCTCGCGCCTCACGGTGCATTTGATGTTCCCGACGAGCCTCGGCCGCCAACGAACCCTGAGGCGGTCATGTCGTTCGGCAAGTTCGGCACGTACAAGAAGATCGAATCTCTCATCGACGCCGCGCGGAGCCTCGAGAGACCCGATGTGAAAGTAGTCATAGCGGGTGGAGACAGCCCGAATACACCTGGGTACCTCGCTGACGTAGAAGCTCGAATGGGCGGACAAGACGTTGACTTCGTTGGCTACGTCGCGGAGGAAGACGTCGAGGACTTATTCCGCGACGCGCAGGTGGCTGTTTTTCCCTATACGGCCACGACGGGAAGCTCGGGTGTGTTGCATCAGGCGGGCGCGTTCGGCTGTGCTCCCATTCTCCCCAGGATCGGTGACTTGGAAGATCTCATTCAAGAAGAGGGATTCACTGGGGTTTTCTTTGACCCCGACGACACGGATGACTTGGCTCGAGCGATCGCGCTCGTGCTCGACAACGAAGAGGAGCGCGCGCGAATCGCCGCGCACAACTATCGAGCAGCGTGCGGCCTCACACTCGACGATGTTGCGGATTGGTACCTCATCCACGCGGGCCTAATTCTCGGCCGCGATGCCCGCACATATCTCAGTGTCCCAAGGCGCACTCGGGCAAAGTCCTGGCTGTCGACTTCATAAAGCTTTGTAGACTTCGAAAATGCTCTCTTCTGCTGAACTCGTTGCCCGCATCCGTGTCGCCACCGGTGACACGCAAGAAGGCTTGGCGCGCCGGCTCGGTGTCTCGTACCCAACCATCAACTCGTGGGAACGTGGCCGCAGCGAGCCCCAGCAGTCCCGGCGGCGGGAACTCGCTGAATTCGCCGCATCGCTCGGGATCACCGAAGAACTGAAAGTCCTTGTGATCGACGATGACCCGGTGACCGCGGAGCTTGTTCGTGCCGCAGCGACCGATGTAGACGCGGCTGTAGTGGTCGATTCAGCACTCGATGGATGGGAGGGTCTCATCAAATGTGGCTCGATGCATCCTCAGGTCATCTTTCTCGACGTCATGATGCCCGGCATCGACGGCCTTGAAGTCGCGCGGCGCCTGCCCCAAGTGGACGGGCTCGGTGACGTACAGATCATTTTCGTCACAGCATCCCAAAGCCTTGACGTTCTCGCCCGCACCGCCGAGGCTGGGAACGCGGTGATCTTGAAACCGCTTGAGCTTGATGCCCTCGCGACGGTGATGTCGAGGGTGCTGCGGGGGGAGCCGATCGCATGACTCACGGGCCATCCCGCACGCTCAACGAGATTGTCGATGGGCTCGGGGTGGCCGTTTGCCGCACCACCCTCAGCGGGCGCATCGTGGAGTGCAGCCAAGCTCTTCTTGACGTGCTGGGGGCTAGCTCGATCGAAGAACTTCGCGAGCATGTTCCGCGGGTGAGATTCGTGGAGCCGGCCCGCCAAGAGCAACTGATGCGAGCGCTCCTCGCGCAGGAGAAATTCTCTCCAGAAGAGATCATCACGAAAAGTCTTGATGGACGCCCCCTCCGCCTGAGTATTCGAGCGCGAGCGGTCCTCGATGAAGGTGGAGACATCGCGTTTATCGACTCGATCATTGAAGATCTTTCTGATCGCGCAGCATCTGACGAGCGGCGCACTCTTTCGCATGTTCTGCTTGACGCGCTCACTCAGATGCAGAACAGATTCATCTCCGGCGCTGAGGTGGGTGAGATATTCGACGGGCTTCTTGCGGAGCTCCTGGACTTCACCGGGGCCGAGTACGGGTTCATCGCTCAGAAGCTGCGAGCGGATGACCACGACTTTCTGCGTACGTGGGCTATGTCGGATATTTCATGGAATGAGCAGACGAGAAAGCTCTTCGCTGAAAACGGGCCGCGAGGGATGGAGTTTCACAACCTAGACACTCTGTTCGGCAGGGTTGCGAGCGGAGAGGGACCGTTGCTCTCCAATGATCCGCGAAACGATCCGCGAGCCGCTGGCCGCCCCGAGGGACACCCACCCTTGGACTCATTTCTCGGCGTTCCGATTCTCAAGGGTGAACAGGTGCTCGGCATCGTCGCGCTCGCGAACCGCCCAGGCGGATTTGACCCGTGGATGGTGGACTATCTTGAACCGCTTACTGCTACGGTCGGCAGCCTTATTGAGGCCGTTGTCTCCGATCGCGAACGTCGTGCGGCCCAGCGGCGTGAGCGGAGTCTGGAAGAACTGTTTCGGACAGTCGTGGAACGTGCAGCGGATGCCGTCGTCGCGTTTCGTGATGATGGCGCGATTGTTGCGGCGAACGGCGCCGTCGGGAGGGTGGTCGGCCGGCCTGTGAACGACATCGTGGGCACATCGTTGCGGGACTATCTTCCGCCCGATCGGCGCGATGAGTACATGCGGCTCGGCGCGGTTGCGTTGCAGTCCGGGGCGGCGATGGAGGCGAGTGTTGTCACGGCGCAGGGCGAAGAGCGCCCGGTTGAAGTGACGGTTGTTCGTGCAGACCTCGATGATGCCCCCATTACAACGCTCATCTTTCGAGATATAGCTGAGCGCAAAGCTTTCGAGCAGGCGTTGCTCGATGCGCGGAGCGCGGCGGAGCGAGCTGTTCGAGCAAAGAACGAACTGCTTGCGGGTATGAGCCACGAACTGCGCACTCCGCTCAACTCCGTTATTGGGCTGTCGGCAATTTTGCAGCGTGAGATATATGGGCCGTTGACTCCCAAGCAGGCCGAATACGCAGGGCAGATCGAGGCCAGTGGGCGGCACCTACTGGAGATCATCGGGGACATCCTCGACCTTTCCAAGATCGAGGCGGGCAAGATAGAGCCCGAGATCGCAGAGGTTCAGGTGGGCGTCATCGTGGATGAAGCTATCGCGGTCGTTCGCGAGCTAGCCGTAGGAAAAGCGCTGTCGCTGAAAGTGGACCTTCCGACATCGCTGCCAACTGTCTTGGCTGATCAGCGCAGGTCGAAGCAGCTCCTCATCAATCTGCTCGCGAACGCCGTCAAATTCACTGAAGAGAACGGTTCCATCGGCGTGCGGGCAAGACATGTCGATGGCACAGTGGCAATTGACGTGTGGGATACCGGAATCGGAATCGCACCGGAGTATTTAGAGAAGATCTTCGAAGCCTTCGAGCAGGTTGATTCTTCACTGTCTAAGAAACACGAGGGGACGGGGCTCGGCCTCGCTCTCAGCCAACGACTTGCGCTCTTACAGGGTGGGTCGCTCGCCGTGCGCAGCACGCCAGGGGAGGGATCAGTGTTTACTGCCACGCTCCCCTGTGCAGAATCGTCGGCCAGCGTAGGGGTGACCCCGACTACCCTGGGTGAGTGACTTCCCCCGCCTCGCCCCACAACGACTTCGATGGCGGTGACGCTGGATCAGGCGTGGCGGAATGGGCGGATGACCCGTACGCCGGGTTCGAGTGGAATCCTGATGATCTGGTTCCACCCGACGATGAATTCGCACCGCCGCCCGATGACGCGGTGGGCGAAGTAGCGCCGCCAGTATCCGCCGCACCCCGCCGCGCATTCAGCGGGAGCGACCCCCGTGCTGTGCTGCACGAGGTCTACGGATACGACGACTTCCGTGGCGATCAGGCCGACATCGTCAGTCATGTCGTCGCGGGCGGCGACGCTATTGTTCTGATGCCGACGGGCGCCGGCAAGAGCATCACCTACCAGGTTCCCGCGCTCGTGCGCGAGGGCACAGGTCTCGTCGTGAGCCCCCTCATCGCGTTGATGCACGACCAGGTCGAAGCCCTTGTAGCTAACGGTGTTCGCGCTGAGTTCTTGAACTCAACGCAGAGTCCCGATGTGCGGCGAGACGTCGAACGTGCCTATCTCGCGGGAGAGCTGGACCTGCTTTACGTGGCTCCGGAACGGCTCAACAATGCGCAGACGAAGTCGCTTCTGCAGCGCGGTCGACTCAGCGTCATCGCGATCGATGAGGCCCACTGTGTCTCGCAATGGGGACACGACTTCCGGCCCGACTACCTCGCCCTTGGCGATCTTGGTGAGCTCTTTCCCAGCGTGCCGCGAATGGCACTTACCGCGACCGCAACGCGCGAGACTCATCGTGAAATCGGCGAGCGTCTCTCGCTCCCCGGAGCCCGTCACTTCGTCGCAAGCTTCGATCGTCCCAATATTCAGTACCGCATCGAGCCGAAGGTCGACCAACGTCGGCAACTCGTGTCGTTCATCAAAGCTCAACCCGAGGGGGCTGCGGGAATTGTGTACGCGCTCAGTCGCAAGAGTGTCGAGCAAACGGCCGAGTATCTGCGCACGCAAGGCATTAACGCGCTGCCCTACCACGCTGGCCTTCCGGCAGATGTGCGGTCGACCAATCAGCGCCGGTTCCTCCGTGAAGAGGGCATCGTGATGGTCGCAACGATCGCATTCGGCATGGGAATCGACAAACCCGATGTGAGGTTCGTGGCACACATCGACCTGCCCAAGTCGGTGGAGGGCTACTACCAAGAGACCGGCCGTGCTGGGCGTGACGGCGAACCCGCTGTCGCATGGATGGCCTATGGCCTTGGTGATGTCGTACAGCAGCGCCGCCTGATCGATCAGAGTCCTGGCGAACGCGTCTACAGAATGCGTCTTGGTCAGCACCTCGATGCCATGCTCGCGCTGTGCGAAACGGTCGGATGCCGCAGGCAAAACCTCTTGGGATACTTCGGGCAAACATCTACGCCCTGTGGCAACTGTGACACTTGCCTCGAAGCTCCCGAGACCTGGGACGGTCTTGTTCCCGCACAAAAGCTCCTCTCGACCATCGTGCGCTTGCAACGCGAGCGGGGGCAGGCGTTCGGTGCGGGGCACCTCATCGATATCCTTCGAGGTGCCGACACTGAACGCATCCGAACCCAGGGGCACAACGCACTTTCCACGTACGGGCTCGGCGCAGACATCGGCGACCAGGAATGGCGAAGTGTCGTGCGTCAGTTGCTCGCTCGCGGCATCCTGGTTGCGCAGGGTGAGTACGGAACCCTCGCGATCGGTGAGCCGGCGGGCGCTGTCTTGCGCGGCGCCGAACCTGTGCCATTGCGGCGGGATGTGCTGACGCGGGCATCTTCGACGCGCGTGAAGAAGTCTGCGGCAGCGGCGACACTCGGTGACACCGATCAACCACTTTTCGAGGCGCTCCGGGCCTGGCGTGCCGGTGTCGCGCGCGAACAGGGAGTGCCGGCATACATCGTGTTCGGCGACGCAACCCTTCGTGCGCTCGCCGAGCGGAGGCCCATGAGCGTGGCAGATCTCGATGGCGTTCCGGGGATCGGTGCGAAAAAGCGCGAGGCCTACGGCGAAGCCGTGGTTGAAATCGTCGCCTCGGCCTGACCTGCGCGGTCGAGCATTAGGCCCGACCGCGGCGCATCGCCAGTACGATTCCAAGAGCTAGAGCAAGAAGCGCAATGAGGGTGGCGATCGCCAACATGTCGTTGCTCGAACCTGTTGTGGCGAGATCGCCGTCGGCCGATACCGGAATCACTGTGACCTCAACGCTCTGGGTTTGGGTGCCACCTGGCCCGGTGGCCCTGATCGTGAAGCCGTAGGTCCCTTCTGCCGTGGGCACTCCCGAGAGCAATCCGGATGCAGAAACCGTCAGCCCCGGCGGAAGACCCGGGGTGGGAAGCGCGGCACCCACAGACATCCCCATCGAGCGCGGCCCGTCAAGGCTCAGTGCCCCAGCTCCCGCGGCGACGAGCCACGTGAACGGTCCGGTTCCGGTTGCAGTGAACTGGAAGTTGAATGGTTTGCCCTCAACCACGTCCACGATCGTCGCCGACGACGTAATAACAGGAGGCACAGTGTTAGCCGCGGTCACGCTCAACGTGATGTCTTTGGTTGTGCGACCGTTTTCATCGGAGGCCGCCAGGGTAAATGTGTAGGTTCCTGCGACTGTCGGAGTTCCAGACAAGACTCCGGAGTTGCTGAGGGAGAGGCCCTGTGGCAGCGTTCCAACTGTCATCGCCCACGTCACCGGCGCGGTTCCGGTCGCGGTGAACGTGAATGAATACGAATCGCCAACGGTCGCGACATCAGGCTCGCCCGATGTGATTACCGGCGGCAACGGGGCTGGGGTCACGACGAGCGTGACGTCCTGCGCCGCGGTTCCGTTGTCATCAGTGACAGTCACGGCGAACGTTGTACTTCCGACTTCAGCGGGCGTCCCAGTGAGCGCACCTGCGGCGCTGAATTCGAGCCCAGGGGGAAGAGTTCCACTAGTGACCGCCCAGCTCATCGGGGCGACGCCCGTCGCAGTGAACCCAAATGAGTAGGCCTCGCCGACGGTCGCAGACTGCGGTGAACCCGAAGTGATGACAGGAGGCGCTCCCACTGTGATGCTGAGTTCCACGTCTTCCCAACCCGCGAAGTTGGATGCCCGGGCGCTAAATGTCGAGGTGCCCTCTGACGTTGGTGTCCCTGAAATACCTCCATGGGAATCGAGCGAAAGTCCATCAGGAAGTGAACCGTTAGAGATTGTCCACGACACTGGCGCCGTGCCAGAAGCTGTGAGTGTGTAGGAATACTCGGCGCCGACTGTCGCCTTGGTCGGCGCGGAACTTGTAACCGTGGGAATCACAGTCCCAGACGCCTGCACGGTTTGCGAACCTGTGAGCGCCCACATCGAAAGCAGGCTCCCCGCCGAATCCACGGCGATGGCTGGCCACCATGATGAGGTAACGGAGAGATCAACTGCGTCTTCCCACGTCGCGCCGCCGTCTAGGCTTCTACGAACGAGTGCGTGGCGGTCAGCCGTAGCTGTTTCGGAGGTTGCCGCAACGAAAATGTTCTGTGGCCCAACGATCAAGCGTGGTGGGTCGTAGATTCCGTACGCGGCAGTGAAAAGCTGCTGAGACTCAGACCACGTGGTTCCGCTGTCGCTGCTCGAAGCTGAATCGACCCAGACAGTGCCGGATTCATCGGCGCGGTACCAGGAAGCGACGGTTGCGCCATCCGTTCCGGCGGCGATCGCCGCCATCCCCACTTCACCCTCAGCAGACACTCGAACAGGTGTCGACCAAGCGTCGGATCCACTGCGGCGCACCGACTCGATCGCGTAGACGTCGGCGCTGATGAGCACTGAGGATGCGAGGAATGAAGAGCCATCGGCGGCGACTTCTACGGCGGGTGCTAGGTAGGGGTTCCATCCTGGCCCAACGACTTCAGTAGCAGCCCATGTCGCGCCGAGGTCGCGGCTTGTCGAAGTGGCAACTGACGACGTGCCGGCGTTCGTTTGCTGCCATGCGACGACAACGATGCCAGCGTTTGCATCGGCATCGGAGTATGTCAGTCCGCCCGCATTCGCCGCAATCTGCTGCGGCGCGCCCCAGCTCGTGCCTGAGTTGTTGCTCCACGAAGCGCGAACGAGGTAGCTCGGAGAGGGCGTCGTCCACACGATCGCAAATACGCCCGATTGCGGCGAAACAATGTGGGGCTCGTTCGCTTTGTCTGAGCCCGAAACGACGGTTGGTGCCGACCAGGTCAGGCCGCCATCTGCGCTCACA from Microbacterium endophyticum includes the following:
- a CDS encoding ATP-binding protein, with the translated sequence MTHGPSRTLNEIVDGLGVAVCRTTLSGRIVECSQALLDVLGASSIEELREHVPRVRFVEPARQEQLMRALLAQEKFSPEEIITKSLDGRPLRLSIRARAVLDEGGDIAFIDSIIEDLSDRAASDERRTLSHVLLDALTQMQNRFISGAEVGEIFDGLLAELLDFTGAEYGFIAQKLRADDHDFLRTWAMSDISWNEQTRKLFAENGPRGMEFHNLDTLFGRVASGEGPLLSNDPRNDPRAAGRPEGHPPLDSFLGVPILKGEQVLGIVALANRPGGFDPWMVDYLEPLTATVGSLIEAVVSDRERRAAQRRERSLEELFRTVVERAADAVVAFRDDGAIVAANGAVGRVVGRPVNDIVGTSLRDYLPPDRRDEYMRLGAVALQSGAAMEASVVTAQGEERPVEVTVVRADLDDAPITTLIFRDIAERKAFEQALLDARSAAERAVRAKNELLAGMSHELRTPLNSVIGLSAILQREIYGPLTPKQAEYAGQIEASGRHLLEIIGDILDLSKIEAGKIEPEIAEVQVGVIVDEAIAVVRELAVGKALSLKVDLPTSLPTVLADQRRSKQLLINLLANAVKFTEENGSIGVRARHVDGTVAIDVWDTGIGIAPEYLEKIFEAFEQVDSSLSKKHEGTGLGLALSQRLALLQGGSLAVRSTPGEGSVFTATLPCAESSASVGVTPTTLGE
- a CDS encoding glycosyltransferase, which produces MPELTLAVVTALSPSTTTLAEYGLHLLSALGRKEGVRVVALVEDLDVDYPEIEGVEVRRAWRFNSLGTPVRIVRELRYVDADVVLFNAHFTSFGSSKVAAALGLMTPWLSRLSGTRAITLLHNIVETVDLGAAGFGASSFVEKILRGIGTAVTWCVLRSNVVATTMPRYVEILREKYGASHAVLAPHGAFDVPDEPRPPTNPEAVMSFGKFGTYKKIESLIDAARSLERPDVKVVIAGGDSPNTPGYLADVEARMGGQDVDFVGYVAEEDVEDLFRDAQVAVFPYTATTGSSGVLHQAGAFGCAPILPRIGDLEDLIQEEGFTGVFFDPDDTDDLARAIALVLDNEEERARIAAHNYRAACGLTLDDVADWYLIHAGLILGRDARTYLSVPRRTRAKSWLSTS
- a CDS encoding response regulator produces the protein MLSSAELVARIRVATGDTQEGLARRLGVSYPTINSWERGRSEPQQSRRRELAEFAASLGITEELKVLVIDDDPVTAELVRAAATDVDAAVVVDSALDGWEGLIKCGSMHPQVIFLDVMMPGIDGLEVARRLPQVDGLGDVQIIFVTASQSLDVLARTAEAGNAVILKPLELDALATVMSRVLRGEPIA
- a CDS encoding putative Ig domain-containing protein, with the protein product MASLTPTHVSAVKLRLAVVSFALISVLLAATASAPARAYEGWNDPATVSGSPSAGYSPRVEFVADGSAVAVWQSTARKQVWGARSTDSGETWSTPVLIASTGSRTVASLDLGVDEGGKAVVIWTTSSTLQLSSAVSADGGLTWSAPTVVSGSDKANEPHIVSPQSGVFAIVWTTPSPSYLVRASWSNNSGTSWGAPQQIAANAGGLTYSDADANAGIVVVAWQQTNAGTSSVATSTSRDLGATWAATEVVGPGWNPYLAPAVEVAADGSSFLASSVLISADVYAIESVRRSGSDAWSTPVRVSAEGEVGMAAIAAGTDGATVASWYRADESGTVWVDSASSSDSGTTWSESQQLFTAAYGIYDPPRLIVGPQNIFVAATSETATADRHALVRRSLDGGATWEDAVDLSVTSSWWPAIAVDSAGSLLSMWALTGSQTVQASGTVIPTVTSSAPTKATVGAEYSYTLTASGTAPVSWTISNGSLPDGLSLDSHGGISGTPTSEGTSTFSARASNFAGWEDVELSITVGAPPVITSGSPQSATVGEAYSFGFTATGVAPMSWAVTSGTLPPGLEFSAAGALTGTPAEVGSTTFAVTVTDDNGTAAQDVTLVVTPAPLPPVITSGEPDVATVGDSYSFTFTATGTAPVTWAMTVGTLPQGLSLSNSGVLSGTPTVAGTYTFTLAASDENGRTTKDITLSVTAANTVPPVITSSATIVDVVEGKPFNFQFTATGTGPFTWLVAAGAGALSLDGPRSMGMSVGAALPTPGLPPGLTVSASGLLSGVPTAEGTYGFTIRATGPGGTQTQSVEVTVIPVSADGDLATTGSSNDMLAIATLIALLALALGIVLAMRRGRA
- a CDS encoding polysaccharide pyruvyl transferase family protein, yielding MTDATSKIVFLGTHGQYNIGDELLLETFLLQLGDQASYVINTYDPEFTERQLGGRYRAEFIDTATDRRALISHLRRADVLVFGGGSIIKELYASIGRHRYATLLMILAIVTFTRLVARAPIGMFNIGVGPLPSRGGRMLAKSILRQVSLVTVRDSASFALCQRLGLDARVSESADAVFSMSADQLLGQGGAAAPARGDVLRIGLNLNHDIENPDNWEHFQESLATALTALADNRRIEIHGIPMQSRGKRNDDATMLEEFSQRIPNVSFIEHRPETTQDAARLIRSCDLIVSERLHAIVMASILGVPAFVLSYDVKVRGLAKALGLEEAMIDINGPINAPALASSLDQLLDDRVNAAKRLTARARVLAEQASDDFDRVRQWLREKAR
- a CDS encoding oligosaccharide flippase family protein — protein: MPSIPRTGRSSLLANTAVLSATTLGVSAANYGLNVALARLLPPAEFGDANLAINLVLAAAVVAATLQLVSSKMIATHPDSASAVTRTLTLIAGGIGLVVLLAFTAGAWVLADVLRTSTPWMFVVLGLGLPIYFMQAVYRGVLQGDLRIGRLALSYGVEAAVRVVGAIALVWAGFGVVGASVAITLSFVASAAVVWRRRGADGNAEGRVPWAAVRAVALGATILLVGQVLINNGDLVLSKVFFDPVVAGLYASAALVGRAVFFLSWSVVQAVFPVAARASLPAAERRRAVLLAVGLVTLIGGVALVTVFFWADTVSNVMFGSRYADAASLLFPYVLATTLFALANLLGALGVATGRLAVPTVVLAGGVLQTILLLSAARTPEQMVWLQVVAMSFTALCAAVFWSMAEKRVDRAL
- the recQ gene encoding DNA helicase RecQ, coding for MAEWADDPYAGFEWNPDDLVPPDDEFAPPPDDAVGEVAPPVSAAPRRAFSGSDPRAVLHEVYGYDDFRGDQADIVSHVVAGGDAIVLMPTGAGKSITYQVPALVREGTGLVVSPLIALMHDQVEALVANGVRAEFLNSTQSPDVRRDVERAYLAGELDLLYVAPERLNNAQTKSLLQRGRLSVIAIDEAHCVSQWGHDFRPDYLALGDLGELFPSVPRMALTATATRETHREIGERLSLPGARHFVASFDRPNIQYRIEPKVDQRRQLVSFIKAQPEGAAGIVYALSRKSVEQTAEYLRTQGINALPYHAGLPADVRSTNQRRFLREEGIVMVATIAFGMGIDKPDVRFVAHIDLPKSVEGYYQETGRAGRDGEPAVAWMAYGLGDVVQQRRLIDQSPGERVYRMRLGQHLDAMLALCETVGCRRQNLLGYFGQTSTPCGNCDTCLEAPETWDGLVPAQKLLSTIVRLQRERGQAFGAGHLIDILRGADTERIRTQGHNALSTYGLGADIGDQEWRSVVRQLLARGILVAQGEYGTLAIGEPAGAVLRGAEPVPLRRDVLTRASSTRVKKSAAAATLGDTDQPLFEALRAWRAGVAREQGVPAYIVFGDATLRALAERRPMSVADLDGVPGIGAKKREAYGEAVVEIVASA
- a CDS encoding dolichyl-phosphate beta-glucosyltransferase codes for the protein MSLTADVSYSAYQAWRDRAEVRPLDLSVVIPAYNEEDRIVPTIAAFAAHLSASGLAWELIVADDGSTDTTVSLIEMLDHANIRVLVAERNGGKGAAVRRGLEAARGRLILFSDADNATPAQEIDALISSVRAGADVAIGSRAADGADVKNRSILRRTLTAGLKQVVRFGLGVGVRDTQCGFKLFTADAARRISSAQTVSGFSFDLEILHLAERFGYRIAEVPVRWFDAPGSKVDTRKEIVRFLASIARIRLNDLRGVYRNA